Genomic DNA from Kiloniellales bacterium:
GGTATTGGTCCATGTCGACGACGTCGTCCCGGGAGACGCCCAATTCCTCGGCGATGGCCTGGGCCTGCTCGGGCGACATCCGGTTGCCGTAGGTTTCGACGTCACGGGCCTTGAGGCGGCGAAGGTTGAAGAAGAGCTTCTTACGGTCCGCCGTGGTGACCGCGCGAACCGGCATGTAGCTGCGCAGCACGTAGTCCTGGATCGCCGCCCGTATCCACCAGGTGGCATAGGTCACGAAGCGGTTGCCGCGATCCGGATCGAAGCGGTCCATGGCCTGCATCAGACCCAGGTTACCTTCGGCGATGAGATCGCCGAGCGGCAAACCATAGCCGGTGAACCCGCGGGCAACCTTAACAACGTAGCGCAGGTGGGCGCCGGCCAGGAGGCGGGCGGCCGCCGGGTCGCGCTCGTCGCGCCAGCGCCGCGCCAGGTCCCGCTCCTCTTCCACGCTGAGGATCGGAAACCTGCGGATCTCGTGCATGTAACTGGTCGGAATGCTCGCCTGTCTCAAGTTCATCTCCTTCCCCGCACTATACGCGGGGCTCCTCGCCGTTACCCCGTCCGGACACACCTCTTACTTGCCGAGGGGTCCCCAGAGGCACTTCAACGCCGTCGCTCCTTTTTCGGAAGTGACCTACATATGGGAACATATCCGGAACTTTTCAACTGGCTTTGCTGTCCTGCACGTCCTCTCGCGATCGGATATAACGTCTCTTGCTTGTTATACGCGGCGACCGGCCGTTTTGTTCCAACTTGCGTGTGTCTATCACCGGTCAAAGCTTCGTGACCGGCCCAGAAAAGCCACAAGGCGGTCGCTGCAGCGGCTCGGGCATTTCTCTGCAGGTCTTGTTTATCCACAAACTTATACGCGGAATCGCTGGGCTTGGTTTGGTTGCTATGACCCCGATCGGAGAGAACCCGGGGATGCCGAGGCTGGGAATCCGCCCGACCGGGTCCGTTCTGCCGTCGGGCCCTTGACCTGGGTCATGGCCGAGGCCTGCCGACTCCCGAATTCTGCTCTTCTCGCAACGTCAGGACAGCGTGATCTGGGCCCGGATCCGGGAGCCCGGCCGCAGGACGCGAGTGGATGATGAAGGAATCACAAATCTCCGGGAAGCAAGTCGACGGGCCGGTGTTAAGAAGACGATCCGTGATATGCTCGTGACGGCAGTCGCGTGGTGCAGCGGTCGCGGCAGGCGCAGGCGGCCGTGAGGAGAGACAAGGGGGATGACGACATGACGGCGCGTTCGAGCATCTCTGGCTTCAAGCCGCGGCCGCGGCCGGCGCGGATGCCCCAGCGACCCAAGGACGAGTCGCTGCGCTATCGGGCGGACAAGATACCGATCACCCCCGAGCAATGCCGCATGGCCCGGGCCGCGCTGCAGATGACCGTGCGTCAGCTCGCCGACCGGACCGGGGTCTCGCCCTCCTTGATCACCCGCTTCGAGAACGACCGCCTACCTCACGAAACCGATACCCTGAGCCGGCTGAGAACCGCCTTCGAGGCGCGAGGCATCGAGTTCATCCTCGACGACGTCCTCGGCGTGCAGCTGCGCAATCCGGCGGGCTGAGCCCGCCGGCCCTTCAGTGGAGCTCCGCCGCCGCGACCACCACGCCGGCGACGATCAGGCCCTCGATCTCCGACTCCGACCAGCCGTGCTCGGCCAGTACCGCGCGGCTGTGCTCGCCGTAGAGCGGCGCGCCGCGGCGCAGGCCGCCCGGGGTGCCGGAGAACTTGACCGGCGTGCCGAGAGTCCGCACCGGCCCCAGGCGGCTGTGCTCGGCCTCGGTCACCATGCCCCGGGCGAGGGCTTGAGGATCGGCCTGCATCTCGGCGATCGACTGCACCGGCCCGGCCGGGACGCCGGCGGCGTCCAGGGCCGCCAGCCAGTCCGCCGAGGCCCGGGTCCGGAAATGCCCGGCCAGGCGCGCCGCAAGCTCTTGCCGATGGGCCATGCGCGCGCGGTTGTCCGCGAAGCGCGGATCGGCGGCCAGCGCCGGCTCACCCAGGACCTCCGTCAGCCGCTCCCAGTTGGCCTGGTTGGCGGCCCCGACCGTGATCCAGCCGTCGGCGGTCTCGAAGGCCTCGTAGGGCGCGTTCAGCGGATGTGCCGAACCCATCGGGCCGGGCGGCTCGCCGGTGGCGAAGCACATCGCCGACTGCCAGTAGGTCTGCACGATCCCGGCCTCGAAGAGCGAGGTGTCGACCTGCTGCCCCCGCCCCGTCTGCAGCCGCCGGGCATAGGCGGCGGCGACGCCCAGAGCGCCCAGGATCCCGGCCGTGATGTCGGTGACCGGCGCGCCGACCTTGACCGGCGGCCGCCCGGGGCCCTCGCCGGTGATGCTCATCAGGCCGCTCATCCCCTGGGCGATGAGGTCGAAGCCGGCCCGCTCGACGTAAGGGCCGCTGCGCCCGAAGCCGGAGAGCGAACAGTAGATCAGGCCCGGGTTCTCGAGGCTCAGCGCCTCGTAGCCGAGGCCGAAGCGCTCCATGGTGCCGCTTCGGTAGTTCTCGACCACCACGTCGGACTGGAGGATCAGGCGGCGGACCACGGCCTGCCCGGCCGCGGTCTTGAGGTCGACGGCGATGCCCCGCTTGTTGCGGTTCATCATCATGAAGGCCGCAGATTCCCCGCCGATGTCGGGCGGCAGGGTGCGCCGGGTGTCGTCGCCGCCCGGCACCTTCTCGACCTTGATCACCTCGGCGCCGAGGTCGGCGAGCATCAGGCCGCAAACCGGGCCGGCCATGATGTGGGCCAGCTCGATCACCTTGATCCCGGCCAGGGGACCGGTCGGCTCCCCACCGCTCTCGTTGGCCATCTCAGCGCCCCTTGAAGTCGGGCTTGGCCTTGGCGAGGAAGGCCTTGTAGCCGGTCCGGAAGTCCTCGGTGCCGAAGCAGGCGAAGCCCTCGTCGAGCTCGGCCTCGGTCAGGGGCGCCCCGCGCGCCAGGCGCCGGATGAAGGCCTTGTGCCAGCGGTTGACCAGGGGCGCCCCGGCGGCGATGCGCGCGGCCGTCGCCTCGGCCTCGGCTTCGACCGCATCGTCCGCGACCACCCGGTTGACCAGGCCCTTGGCCAGGGCCTCCTCGGCGCCGAGGATCCGGGCCTCGAAGAGTAGCTCCTTGGCGACCGCCGGGCCGACCAGGGCCAACAGGCC
This window encodes:
- a CDS encoding RNA polymerase factor sigma-32; the protein is MHEIRRFPILSVEEERDLARRWRDERDPAAARLLAGAHLRYVVKVARGFTGYGLPLGDLIAEGNLGLMQAMDRFDPDRGNRFVTYATWWIRAAIQDYVLRSYMPVRAVTTADRKKLFFNLRRLKARDVETYGNRMSPEQAQAIAEELGVSRDDVVDMDQYLEAGEHSLNAKLNAESGEEWQEFLTDESPDQEDLVVEADQLVKRRALMEQAMGDLSERERVIFRERRLAEEPPTLESLAQKFGVSRERIRQIEVRAFEKVRSAMTTAEREKVLA
- a CDS encoding helix-turn-helix domain-containing protein gives rise to the protein MTARSSISGFKPRPRPARMPQRPKDESLRYRADKIPITPEQCRMARAALQMTVRQLADRTGVSPSLITRFENDRLPHETDTLSRLRTAFEARGIEFILDDVLGVQLRNPAG
- a CDS encoding CoA transferase: MANESGGEPTGPLAGIKVIELAHIMAGPVCGLMLADLGAEVIKVEKVPGGDDTRRTLPPDIGGESAAFMMMNRNKRGIAVDLKTAAGQAVVRRLILQSDVVVENYRSGTMERFGLGYEALSLENPGLIYCSLSGFGRSGPYVERAGFDLIAQGMSGLMSITGEGPGRPPVKVGAPVTDITAGILGALGVAAAYARRLQTGRGQQVDTSLFEAGIVQTYWQSAMCFATGEPPGPMGSAHPLNAPYEAFETADGWITVGAANQANWERLTEVLGEPALAADPRFADNRARMAHRQELAARLAGHFRTRASADWLAALDAAGVPAGPVQSIAEMQADPQALARGMVTEAEHSRLGPVRTLGTPVKFSGTPGGLRRGAPLYGEHSRAVLAEHGWSESEIEGLIVAGVVVAAAELH